A single genomic interval of Hevea brasiliensis isolate MT/VB/25A 57/8 chromosome 4, ASM3005281v1, whole genome shotgun sequence harbors:
- the LOC110657346 gene encoding ubiquitin carboxyl-terminal hydrolase 18 has protein sequence MHVGGITGDLNWFLQFIFTLFIIALGLLYLVKNTASKYFEVGTNFEGGGGGGGTTNRDRAVPTIHMEMEDSSCANCGNNGTKRCSRCKSVRYCSVKCQEAHWKSGHKSKCKDFVRVNSTQNSKSSFGLKASGIEGGAFSGIAPVPANGTTKLIKKPRKVLFSYDDFIKLYYWDKAAFPPCGLLNCGNSCFANVVLQCLTFTRPLVGYLLEKGHQRECGHNDWCFLCEFQEHVERVSKNSHSFSPMSILSRLPNIGGNLGYGRQEDAHEFMRFAIDTMQSVCLDEFGGEKAVYPAFQETTFIQHVFGGHLQSQVICTKCDKISNQFENMMDLTVEIHGDAASLEECLDQFTVKEWLHGENMYKCDGCNDYVKAWKRLTIHRAPNILTIALKRFQSGRFGKLNKRVTFPETLDLSPYTSDGDGTDLYKLYAVVVHVDMLNASFFGHYICYIKDFHGNWYRVDDCKVQNVELEEVLSQGAYMLLYSRVSVRPSCLRIMEPAKEQHPPTKVELGSCTNKKIEFTNQKVSCFPVLESVHATSTSGSLVSERNSEFVNECDAASSSAVSMDISLCGNESSSRVDSKDMDMNKFKPLHSCGTVEVSNCDKDATIAFNSEAAGEDSELMNAIDSYSNMRAPTEISDCEKVSSSATNSKAVVIEDSVNTDQVNGESSSGIVKDIKVNGTLYSFSGMAATKPHNLKRELPLSGSDDDYRNSGAKRAETTESC, from the exons ATGCATGTCGGTGGAATAACGGGGGATCTGAATTGGTTCCTTCAatttatattcacgctatttatCATAGCTTTAGGATTGCTTTACCTGGTCAAGAATACGGCGTCGAAGTACTTCGAGGTCGGCACCAATTTCGAAGGTGGGGGCGGTGGAGGTGGCACCACTAATCGGGATCGTGCGGTTCCGACCATTCATATGGAAATGGAGGACTCTTCTTGTGCTAATTGCGGCAATAATGGGACTAAGAGGTGCTCACGTTGTAAATCCGTTAGATACTG CTCAGTAAAATGCCAAGAAGCCCACTGGAAATCTGGGCATAAGTCAAAATGCAAGGATTTTGTCAGGGTAAATTCAACACAAAATTCAAAATCCAGCTTTGGATTAAAAGCTTCAGGTATTGAGGGTGGAGCTTTTTCTGGCATTGCGCCGGTTCCTGCTAATGGGACCACTAAGCTTATAAAGAAGCCAAGAAAG GTTCTTTTCTCCTATGATGACTTCATTAAACTTTACTACTGGGACAAGGCAGCATTCCCTCCTTGTGGGCTCTTAAATTGTGGAAACAG TTGCTTTGCCAATGTGGTTCTGCAATGCCTCACATTCACACGGCCACTTGTTGGCTACTTGTTGGAGAAAGGTCATCAAAGAGAAT GTGGGCACAATGATTGGTGCTTTCTTTGTGAATTTCAAGAACATGTTGAAAGAGTAAGCAAAAATTCGCATTCCTTTTCACCTATGAGTATCCTGTCTCGCTTGCCCAACATTGGTGGTAATCTTGGTTATGGAAGACAAGAGGACGCTCACGAGTTTATGAG GTTTGCCATTGATACGATGCAATCAGTGTGCCTTGATGAATTTGGTGGAGAAAAAGCTGTCTATCCTGCCTTTCAAGAAACAACTTTTATTCAACATGTATTTGGTGGTCACCTACAATCTCAG GTGATATGTACAAAATGTGACAAGATTTCAAATCAGTTTGAAAATATGATGGATTTAACTGTTGAAATACACGGCGATGCTGCATCCTTGGAGGAATGTCTTGATCAATTCACGGTCAAAGAGTGGCTTCATGGAGAAAATATGTACAAATGTGATGG GTGCAATGACTATGTCAAGGCATGGAAGCGTCTAACCATTCATCGGGCTCCAAATATTCTCACAATTGCCTTAAAAAGATTTCAG AGTGGGAGGTTCGGAAAACTTAACAAAAGAGTAACCTTTCCTGAGACATTAGATCTGAGCCCCTATACGAGTGACGGTGATGGTACAGATTTATACAAGCTTTATGCTGTTGTGGTCCATGTGGATATGCTGAATGCTTCATTTTTTGGTCATTACATCTGCTATATTAAGGATTTCCATGGAAACTGGTACAGAGTTGATGACTGTAAG GTTCAAAATGTTGAATTGGAGGAAGTTCTTTCTCAGGGAGCATATATGCTTTTATATAGCAG GGTTTCTGTTAGACCATCATGTCTTAGAATCATGGAACCTGCAAAAGAGCAGCATCCGCCAACAAAAGTGGAATTAGGTAGCTGCACAAACAAGAAAATTGAATTCACGAACCAAAAAGTCAGTTGCTTCCCAGTTCTGGAATCTGTTCATGCCACAAGCACTTCTGGGTCTCTAGTATCTGAAAGGAATTCAGAATTTGTAAATGAATGTGATGCTGCATCAAGTTCAGCTGTTTCGATGGATATTTCCTTGTGTGGAAATGAGTCATCTTCTAGAGTTGACTCCAAAGATATGGATATGAATAAGTTCAAGCCTTTGCATTCATGTGGTACAGTGGAGGTCTCAAACTGTGATAAGGATGCAACAATTGCATTTAATTCTGAAGCTGCAGGTGAAGATTCAGAGCTTATGAATGCAATTGATTCTTATTCGAATATGCGTGCTCCAACAGAGATTTCTGACTGTGAGAAGGTTTCATCTTCTGCAACCAACTCCAAAGCTGTGGTGATAGAAGATTCAGTCAATACAGATCAAGTTAACGGTGAATCAAGTTCTGGTATTGTGAAGGACATCAAAGTTAACGGCACTCTCTATTCCTTTTCAGGCATGGCAGCAACCAAACCTCACAATTTGAAACGTGAATTACCCTTGAGTGGTTCAGACGATGATTATAGGAACAGCGGAGCCAAGAGAGCAGAAACAACAGAGAGTTGTTGA
- the LOC110657343 gene encoding B3 domain-containing protein REM17 isoform X2: MVFDVMVFEPSACLREYPSFPTEEFDIKEEKIEFQEQFAKKSSPEKSNRKKHARTTLEGKATSSVHEERYFVVKLTSYSAGRSRLHIPIKFARTHNLCNRRCKMILMNQKGRSWPAMLWCKKSDGQIYIGRGWTSFRAANNLKAGDSLIFEHIEKQKIPTLKLCGLQTNTEAKEELIYHDVQAGSSSIKHHHFSVTKKSSYIEKSQRKIPEEELAKECGTRKPKKKKQAMTNFEVKASSSALEHPYFVAKVTSRSACRSRLYIPAKFARLNNLSNRCCKMILMDLKGRSWPAKLWNKKPDGPAYIHGWQAFRDANDLRPGDSFIFELIEKEKKPVLKMCRLKVNPKANRCQDGEASSSSVRLPHFYVTMKASHIQNSRLQIPIHFARRNDLIGKCSEMILTNERGSSWLVSLGTDNNGKVYIGCGWNEFAKANDLREGNIFMLELVKGGKNPAMKFYGVNQGTTWNQMSYKDSAQRIKFENCEDVKPII, encoded by the exons ATGGTTTTTGATGTCATGGTGTTTGAACCAAGTGCCTGTTTGAGAGAATATCCTTCCTTTCCTACAGAAGAATTTGATATAAAAGAGGAGAAAATAGAATTTCAGGAACAATTTGCTAAAAAATCCAGTCCTG AGAAGTCCAACAGGAAGAAGCATGCCAGGACTACCTTAGAAGGAAAAGCTACTTCTTCTGTTCATGAAGAGCGTTACTTTGTGGTAAAACTGACATCTTACAGCGCTGGGCGAAGTAGATTG CATATTCCAATTAAATTTGCAAGGACGCACAATCTATGCAATAGACGTTGCAAGATGATTCTTATGAATCAAAAGGGAAGGTCTTGGCCAGCAATGTTATGGTGCAAGAAATCAGATGGTCAAATTTATATTGGACGCGGTTGGACTTCCTTCCGTGCTGCAAATAATCTTAAGGCAGGagattctttaatttttgaacaCATTGAAAAGCAGAAGATACCTACATTGAAATTATGTG GGCTGCAAACAAATACTGAGGCTAAAGAGGAGTTGATTTATCACGATGTGCAAGCTGGATCCTCATCAATCAAACATCACCATTTTAGTGTCACTAAGAAGTCATCTTACATTGAAAAATCTCAGAGG AAAATTCCAGAAGAAGAACTAGCAAAAGAATGTGGTACCA GGAAGcccaaaaagaagaagcaagctATGACTAACTTTGAAGTGAAAGCTAGTTCTTCTGCTCTTGAACATCCTTACTTTGTTGCAAAAGTGACATCTCGCAGTGCCTGTCGGTCAAGATTG TATATTCCGGCAAAATTTGCAAGGCTGAACAATCTGAGCAATAGATGTTGTAAGATGATTCTTATGGATCTAAAGGGACGGTCTTGGCCAGCAAAGTTATGGAACAAAAAGCCAGATGGTCCAGCTTATATTCACGGTTGGCAGGCGTTCCGCGATGCAAATGACCTTCGTCCAGGAGAttctttcatttttgagctcattGAAAAGGAGAAGAAGCCTGTATTGAAAATGTGTA GGTTGAAAGTAAATCCTAAGGCCAATAGATGTCAAGATGGAGAAGCTAGTTCTTCATCAGTCAGGCTTCCCCATTTTTATGTCACTATGAAGGCATCTCACATTCAAAACTCTCGCCTA CAAATTCCAATACATTTTGCAAGGAGGAATGATCTAATTGGCAAATGTTCTGAGATGATCCTTACAAATGAAAGGGGAAGTTCATGGTTAGTATCGTTAGGGACAGATAACAATGGCAAAGTTTATATAGGATGTGGCTGGAACGAGTTTGCCAAAGCAAATGACCTAAGAGAGGGAAACATCTTCATGTTGGAACTTGTGAAGGGAGGGAAGAATCCTGCTATGAAATTTTATG GTGTAAACCAGGGGACAACATGGAACCAAATGTCCTACAAGGACAGTGCTCAAAggataaaatttgagaattgtgAAGATGTTAAGCCAATTATATAA
- the LOC110657343 gene encoding B3 domain-containing protein REM14 isoform X1, with protein MITTPANSVSSFMATETMLPSKPHFLQPVLPGFDHHPLSIPVSFFKYLKGQNCERAILRGRAGKIWPVKINGRSFEDGWKEFVQDHDLHVGDFLVFRHEGDMVFDVMVFEPSACLREYPSFPTEEFDIKEEKIEFQEQFAKKSSPEKSNRKKHARTTLEGKATSSVHEERYFVVKLTSYSAGRSRLHIPIKFARTHNLCNRRCKMILMNQKGRSWPAMLWCKKSDGQIYIGRGWTSFRAANNLKAGDSLIFEHIEKQKIPTLKLCGLQTNTEAKEELIYHDVQAGSSSIKHHHFSVTKKSSYIEKSQRKIPEEELAKECGTRKPKKKKQAMTNFEVKASSSALEHPYFVAKVTSRSACRSRLYIPAKFARLNNLSNRCCKMILMDLKGRSWPAKLWNKKPDGPAYIHGWQAFRDANDLRPGDSFIFELIEKEKKPVLKMCRLKVNPKANRCQDGEASSSSVRLPHFYVTMKASHIQNSRLQIPIHFARRNDLIGKCSEMILTNERGSSWLVSLGTDNNGKVYIGCGWNEFAKANDLREGNIFMLELVKGGKNPAMKFYGVNQGTTWNQMSYKDSAQRIKFENCEDVKPII; from the exons ATGATCACAACGCCGGCTAACTCCGTTTCTTCTTTTATGGCAACAGAAACAATGCTTCCCAGTAAACCACACTTCTTGCAGCCAGTTCTTCCAGGTTTTGATCATCATCCACTT TCAATTCCTGTTTCATTTTTCAAGTACTTGAAGGGACAAAATTGTGAGAGAGCTATATTGAGAGGGCGTGCTGGGAAGATTTGGCCTGTGAAGATCAACGGTAGGAGTTTTGAAGATGGTTGGAAAGAGTTTGTTCAAGACCATGACTTGCATGTTGGTGATTTCTTGGTGTTTAGACATGAAGGGGATATGGTTTTTGATGTCATGGTGTTTGAACCAAGTGCCTGTTTGAGAGAATATCCTTCCTTTCCTACAGAAGAATTTGATATAAAAGAGGAGAAAATAGAATTTCAGGAACAATTTGCTAAAAAATCCAGTCCTG AGAAGTCCAACAGGAAGAAGCATGCCAGGACTACCTTAGAAGGAAAAGCTACTTCTTCTGTTCATGAAGAGCGTTACTTTGTGGTAAAACTGACATCTTACAGCGCTGGGCGAAGTAGATTG CATATTCCAATTAAATTTGCAAGGACGCACAATCTATGCAATAGACGTTGCAAGATGATTCTTATGAATCAAAAGGGAAGGTCTTGGCCAGCAATGTTATGGTGCAAGAAATCAGATGGTCAAATTTATATTGGACGCGGTTGGACTTCCTTCCGTGCTGCAAATAATCTTAAGGCAGGagattctttaatttttgaacaCATTGAAAAGCAGAAGATACCTACATTGAAATTATGTG GGCTGCAAACAAATACTGAGGCTAAAGAGGAGTTGATTTATCACGATGTGCAAGCTGGATCCTCATCAATCAAACATCACCATTTTAGTGTCACTAAGAAGTCATCTTACATTGAAAAATCTCAGAGG AAAATTCCAGAAGAAGAACTAGCAAAAGAATGTGGTACCA GGAAGcccaaaaagaagaagcaagctATGACTAACTTTGAAGTGAAAGCTAGTTCTTCTGCTCTTGAACATCCTTACTTTGTTGCAAAAGTGACATCTCGCAGTGCCTGTCGGTCAAGATTG TATATTCCGGCAAAATTTGCAAGGCTGAACAATCTGAGCAATAGATGTTGTAAGATGATTCTTATGGATCTAAAGGGACGGTCTTGGCCAGCAAAGTTATGGAACAAAAAGCCAGATGGTCCAGCTTATATTCACGGTTGGCAGGCGTTCCGCGATGCAAATGACCTTCGTCCAGGAGAttctttcatttttgagctcattGAAAAGGAGAAGAAGCCTGTATTGAAAATGTGTA GGTTGAAAGTAAATCCTAAGGCCAATAGATGTCAAGATGGAGAAGCTAGTTCTTCATCAGTCAGGCTTCCCCATTTTTATGTCACTATGAAGGCATCTCACATTCAAAACTCTCGCCTA CAAATTCCAATACATTTTGCAAGGAGGAATGATCTAATTGGCAAATGTTCTGAGATGATCCTTACAAATGAAAGGGGAAGTTCATGGTTAGTATCGTTAGGGACAGATAACAATGGCAAAGTTTATATAGGATGTGGCTGGAACGAGTTTGCCAAAGCAAATGACCTAAGAGAGGGAAACATCTTCATGTTGGAACTTGTGAAGGGAGGGAAGAATCCTGCTATGAAATTTTATG GTGTAAACCAGGGGACAACATGGAACCAAATGTCCTACAAGGACAGTGCTCAAAggataaaatttgagaattgtgAAGATGTTAAGCCAATTATATAA
- the LOC110657343 gene encoding B3 domain-containing protein REM17 isoform X3, whose product MITTPANSVSSFMATETMLPSKPHFLQPVLPGFDHHPLSIPVSFFKYLKGQNCERAILRGRAGKIWPVKINGRSFEDGWKEFVQDHDLHVGDFLVFRHEGDMVFDVMVFEPSACLREYPSFPTEEFDIKEEKIEFQEQFAKKSSPEKSNRKKHARTTLEGKATSSVHEERYFVVKLTSYSAGRSRLHIPIKFARTHNLCNRRCKMILMNQKGRSWPAMLWCKKSDGQIYIGRGWTSFRAANNLKAGDSLIFEHIEKQKIPTLKLCGLQTNTEAKEELIYHDVQAGSSSIKHHHFSVTKKSSYIEKSQRKIPEEELAKECGTRKPKKKKQAMTNFEVKASSSALEHPYFVAKVTSRSACRSRLYIPAKFARLNNLSNRCCKMILMDLKGRSWPAKLWNKKPDGPAYIHGWQAFRDANDLRPGDSFIFELIEKEKKPVLKMCRLKVNPKANRCQDGEASSSSVRLPHFYVTMKASHIQNSRLEE is encoded by the exons ATGATCACAACGCCGGCTAACTCCGTTTCTTCTTTTATGGCAACAGAAACAATGCTTCCCAGTAAACCACACTTCTTGCAGCCAGTTCTTCCAGGTTTTGATCATCATCCACTT TCAATTCCTGTTTCATTTTTCAAGTACTTGAAGGGACAAAATTGTGAGAGAGCTATATTGAGAGGGCGTGCTGGGAAGATTTGGCCTGTGAAGATCAACGGTAGGAGTTTTGAAGATGGTTGGAAAGAGTTTGTTCAAGACCATGACTTGCATGTTGGTGATTTCTTGGTGTTTAGACATGAAGGGGATATGGTTTTTGATGTCATGGTGTTTGAACCAAGTGCCTGTTTGAGAGAATATCCTTCCTTTCCTACAGAAGAATTTGATATAAAAGAGGAGAAAATAGAATTTCAGGAACAATTTGCTAAAAAATCCAGTCCTG AGAAGTCCAACAGGAAGAAGCATGCCAGGACTACCTTAGAAGGAAAAGCTACTTCTTCTGTTCATGAAGAGCGTTACTTTGTGGTAAAACTGACATCTTACAGCGCTGGGCGAAGTAGATTG CATATTCCAATTAAATTTGCAAGGACGCACAATCTATGCAATAGACGTTGCAAGATGATTCTTATGAATCAAAAGGGAAGGTCTTGGCCAGCAATGTTATGGTGCAAGAAATCAGATGGTCAAATTTATATTGGACGCGGTTGGACTTCCTTCCGTGCTGCAAATAATCTTAAGGCAGGagattctttaatttttgaacaCATTGAAAAGCAGAAGATACCTACATTGAAATTATGTG GGCTGCAAACAAATACTGAGGCTAAAGAGGAGTTGATTTATCACGATGTGCAAGCTGGATCCTCATCAATCAAACATCACCATTTTAGTGTCACTAAGAAGTCATCTTACATTGAAAAATCTCAGAGG AAAATTCCAGAAGAAGAACTAGCAAAAGAATGTGGTACCA GGAAGcccaaaaagaagaagcaagctATGACTAACTTTGAAGTGAAAGCTAGTTCTTCTGCTCTTGAACATCCTTACTTTGTTGCAAAAGTGACATCTCGCAGTGCCTGTCGGTCAAGATTG TATATTCCGGCAAAATTTGCAAGGCTGAACAATCTGAGCAATAGATGTTGTAAGATGATTCTTATGGATCTAAAGGGACGGTCTTGGCCAGCAAAGTTATGGAACAAAAAGCCAGATGGTCCAGCTTATATTCACGGTTGGCAGGCGTTCCGCGATGCAAATGACCTTCGTCCAGGAGAttctttcatttttgagctcattGAAAAGGAGAAGAAGCCTGTATTGAAAATGTGTA GGTTGAAAGTAAATCCTAAGGCCAATAGATGTCAAGATGGAGAAGCTAGTTCTTCATCAGTCAGGCTTCCCCATTTTTATGTCACTATGAAGGCATCTCACATTCAAAACTCTCGCCTA GAGGAATGA
- the LOC110657345 gene encoding UDP-galactose/UDP-glucose transporter 7: MDNRSDTETSPFWSLFAALSYGIASMAMVFINKAILMQYSHSMTLLTLQQLATALLIHFGRQMGYTKARALDMQTAKRLLPVSLFYNANVAFALASLKGVNIPMYIAIKRLTPLAVLIAGFSSGKGKPTAQVALSVLLTAAGVLIAAFGDFSFDLFGYSLALTSVFFQTMYLVLVERSGAEDGLSSDEIMFYNSFLSLPFLMFLIIATGEFPNSLSLLFAKSNSLSFLLILILSLVMGIVLNYTMFLCTIVNSALTTTIVGVLKGVGSTTLGFVLLGGVQVHALNVTGLVINTAGGLWYSYAKYQQKKSKPPRLTSDVEAHRK, encoded by the exons ATGGACAATCGCAGCGATACAGAAACTAGTCCTTTTTGGAG TTTGTTTGCGGCCTTGTCATATGGGATTGCTTCGATGGCTATGGTCTTTATCAATAAGGCAATTCTCATGCAGTATTCtcactcaatgactcttctcactCTGCag CAATTGGCGACTGCTTTGCTAATACACTTTGGCCGGCAAATGGGATACACAAAAGCCAGAGCATTAGACATGCAAACAGCAAAAAGGCTTCTTCCAGTGTCACTATTTTACAATGCTAATGTGGCATTTGCTTTGGCAAGCTTGAAAGGAGTTAACATTCCTATGTATATTGCAATTAAGAGGCTTACACCACTGGCTGTACTTATTGCTGGCTTCTCTTCAGGAAAGGGAAAACCTACAGCGCAG GTGGCACTTTCTGTACTATTGACTGCTGCTGGGGTTCTTATAGCAGCATTTGGAGATTTTTCCTTTGACCTATTTGGATACAGTTTGGCCCTTACTTCTGTTTTTTTCCAG ACGATGTACCTTGTCCTTGTTGAGAGGTCTGGTGCAGAGGATGGGCTTTCTTCAGATGAGATAATGTTCTATAACAGCTTTTTGTCTCTCCCATTTTTGATGTTTCTGATCATAGCTACAGGAGAATTTCCAAACTCTTTGTCGTTGCTATTTGCAAAG AGCAATTCTTTATCATTTTTGTTGATTCTTATTCTTTCATTGGTGATGGGAATAGTTCTCAACTACACCATGTTCTTGTGTACTATAGTCAATTCTGCTCTAACAACAACCATAGTGGGAGTCCTCAAAGGTGTTGGGTCCACG ACCCTTGGTTTTGTGTTACTGGGTGGTGTACAAGTACATGCTTTGAATGTGACTGGATTGGTCATCAACACAGCTGGTGGATTGTGGTATTCATATGCCAAATATCAGCAAAAGAAAAGCAAGCCACCAAGATTAACCTCAGATGTCGAGGCTCATCGTAAATGA